Proteins encoded by one window of Pseudomonas sp. LS44:
- a CDS encoding 2-oxoglutarate and iron-dependent oxygenase domain-containing protein, protein MNSLPIIDISPLYTADEVAWLRVAKQIDAACREWGFFYIKGHPISPARIAELKAAAIDFFARPAEEKLRIDITKSAHHRGYGAVATEQLDPSKPSDLKETFDMGFHMAAEHPDVLADKPLRGPNRHPQIAGWEALMQQHYEDMHELSKTLMRAIALALGIERDFFDQRFEQPISVFRMIHYPPRHTASSAEQQGAGAHTDYGCVTLLYQDNAGGLQVQNVRGEWIDAPPIDDTYVVNIGDMMARWSNDLYKSTPHRVVSPLGVDRYSMPFFAEPHPDTEISCLDGCHDAEHPPKYPAVSCSDYMLSRFAETYAYRREEAKA, encoded by the coding sequence ATGAATAGCCTGCCCATCATCGATATCTCCCCGCTGTACACCGCCGACGAGGTAGCCTGGCTGCGCGTCGCCAAACAGATCGACGCGGCCTGCCGCGAATGGGGTTTCTTCTACATCAAGGGCCACCCGATCAGCCCGGCGCGCATCGCCGAGCTGAAGGCCGCGGCCATCGACTTCTTCGCCCGCCCGGCGGAGGAAAAGCTGCGCATCGACATCACCAAGAGCGCACACCACCGCGGCTACGGCGCGGTCGCCACCGAGCAGCTCGATCCGAGCAAGCCGAGCGACCTCAAGGAAACCTTCGACATGGGTTTCCACATGGCCGCCGAACACCCCGACGTGCTGGCCGACAAGCCGCTGCGCGGGCCCAATCGCCACCCGCAGATCGCCGGTTGGGAAGCGCTGATGCAGCAGCACTACGAGGACATGCACGAACTGTCGAAGACCCTGATGCGCGCCATCGCGCTGGCCCTGGGCATCGAGCGGGATTTCTTCGACCAGCGCTTCGAGCAGCCGATCAGCGTGTTCCGCATGATCCACTACCCGCCGCGCCACACCGCCAGCAGCGCCGAGCAACAAGGCGCCGGCGCGCACACCGACTACGGCTGCGTAACCCTGCTCTATCAGGACAACGCCGGCGGCCTGCAGGTGCAGAACGTGCGCGGCGAATGGATCGACGCACCACCGATCGACGACACCTACGTGGTCAACATCGGCGACATGATGGCGCGCTGGAGCAACGACCTGTACAAGTCCACGCCGCACCGAGTGGTCAGCCCGCTGGGCGTCGACCGTTACTCCATGCCGTTCTTCGCCGAGCCGCACCCGGACACCGAGATCAGCTGCCTGGACGGCTGCCACGACGCCGAGCACCCGCCGAAGTACCCGGCGGTGTCGTGCAGCGACTACATGCTGTCGCGCTTCGCCGAGACCTATGCGTATCGGCGGGAAGAGGCCAAGGCCTGA
- a CDS encoding ABC transporter ATP-binding protein, whose product MPHSSPPRLELRGISKRYPGCLANDRIDLRIEPGEIHALLGENGAGKSTLMKIIYGVVQADAGELVWEGQALTMRDPAMARSHGIGMVFQHFSLFETLTVAENIALAMGREAGTPKQLEPQIREVSQRYGMALEPQRLVHSLSIGERQRVEIVRCLMQDIKLLILDEPTSVLTPQEADELFATLRSLAAEGCSILFISHKLGEVRALCQRATVLRGGRVSGHCVPTECSDLALARLMVGEAEGLEASYPKVEGGAPFLVLDGLSWHNPDPFGTSLKDIALQVRSGEIVGIAGVAGNGQDELLALLSGEQRITAEPARIRFNGQSVAHLRPDARRAQGLAFVPAERLGHGAVPDLSLADNGLLTAFQRGLVSRGMIQRGKVQAFAEEIIRRFAVKTPDAQTAARSLSGGNLQKFILGREILQQPKLLVAAHPTWGVDVGAAAAIHRALIALRDAGAAILVISEDLDELFQISDRLAALSSGRLSALKPTAETDTSEVGRWMAGEFLTSPDSAAASAALS is encoded by the coding sequence ATGCCCCACTCCTCCCCGCCCCGTCTCGAGTTGCGCGGCATCAGCAAACGCTACCCCGGCTGCCTGGCCAACGACCGCATCGACCTGCGCATCGAACCGGGCGAGATCCACGCGCTGCTCGGCGAGAACGGCGCCGGCAAAAGCACGCTGATGAAGATCATCTACGGCGTGGTGCAGGCCGACGCCGGCGAGCTGGTCTGGGAAGGCCAGGCGCTGACCATGCGCGACCCGGCGATGGCGCGCAGCCACGGCATCGGCATGGTGTTCCAGCACTTCTCGCTGTTCGAAACCCTCACCGTGGCAGAGAACATCGCCCTGGCCATGGGCCGCGAGGCCGGCACGCCGAAGCAGCTCGAGCCGCAGATCCGCGAGGTCTCGCAGCGCTACGGCATGGCCCTGGAACCACAACGCCTGGTGCACAGCCTGTCGATCGGCGAGCGCCAGCGGGTCGAGATCGTTCGCTGCCTGATGCAGGACATCAAACTGCTGATCCTCGACGAGCCGACCTCGGTGCTCACCCCGCAGGAGGCCGACGAGCTGTTCGCCACCCTGCGCAGCCTGGCCGCCGAGGGCTGCAGCATCCTGTTCATCAGCCACAAGCTCGGCGAAGTGCGCGCGCTCTGCCAGCGCGCCACCGTGCTGCGCGGCGGCCGGGTGTCCGGACATTGCGTGCCGACCGAGTGCTCGGACCTTGCGCTGGCGCGGCTGATGGTCGGCGAGGCGGAAGGCCTGGAAGCCAGCTACCCGAAGGTCGAAGGCGGCGCGCCGTTCCTGGTCCTCGACGGCTTGTCCTGGCACAACCCCGACCCGTTCGGCACCTCGCTCAAGGACATCGCCCTGCAGGTGCGCAGCGGTGAGATCGTCGGCATCGCCGGGGTCGCCGGCAACGGCCAGGACGAACTGCTCGCCCTGCTCTCCGGCGAACAGCGGATCACCGCCGAGCCGGCGCGCATCCGCTTCAATGGCCAGTCGGTCGCCCACCTGCGCCCCGATGCGCGGCGCGCCCAGGGTCTGGCGTTCGTCCCCGCCGAGCGCCTCGGCCACGGCGCGGTGCCGGACCTGTCGCTGGCCGACAACGGCCTGCTCACCGCCTTCCAGCGCGGTCTGGTGAGTCGCGGGATGATCCAGCGCGGCAAGGTGCAGGCGTTCGCCGAGGAGATCATCCGCCGCTTCGCGGTGAAGACCCCGGACGCGCAGACCGCGGCGCGCAGCCTGTCCGGCGGCAACCTGCAGAAATTCATCCTCGGTCGCGAGATTCTCCAGCAGCCGAAACTGCTGGTCGCTGCGCACCCGACCTGGGGCGTCGACGTCGGCGCCGCAGCGGCCATCCACCGCGCACTGATCGCCCTGCGCGATGCCGGCGCAGCGATCCTGGTGATCTCCGAAGACCTCGACGAACTGTTCCAGATCAGCGACCGCCTGGCCGCGCTGAGCAGCGGCCGGCTGTCGGCACTGAAGCCGACCGCCGAGACCGACACCAGCGAAGTCGGGCGCTGGATGGCCGGCGAATTCCTCACTTCCCCTGATTCCGCGGCGGCCTCCGCCGCTTTGAGCTGA
- a CDS encoding SDR family oxidoreductase: MAKSILLIGASRGLGLGLAKQLHADGWQITATVRDPARAEALRALAGIHIEQLDIDDAAAQAALHQRLRGELFDVLFVNAGIAGPQHQSVSAATQAELGQLFMTNAVAPVALAERFADLVREGGTVAFMSSVLASIELNDSSYLALYKASKAALNCLGRGFHAEQGERRLTVLQLHPGWVRTDMGGADAPLDIPTSCAGLAKQLGEHAGSGKHLYIDYQGEALPW, translated from the coding sequence ATGGCCAAATCCATCCTGCTTATCGGCGCCTCGCGCGGTCTTGGCCTCGGCCTGGCCAAACAGCTGCATGCCGACGGTTGGCAGATCACCGCGACGGTGCGCGACCCGGCACGCGCCGAGGCGCTGCGCGCGCTGGCCGGCATCCACATCGAACAGCTGGACATCGATGACGCCGCCGCCCAGGCCGCCCTGCACCAGCGCCTGCGCGGCGAGCTGTTCGACGTGCTGTTCGTCAACGCCGGGATCGCCGGGCCGCAGCACCAGTCGGTGAGCGCGGCGACCCAGGCCGAGCTCGGCCAGCTGTTCATGACCAACGCGGTGGCGCCGGTGGCACTCGCCGAGCGCTTCGCCGACCTGGTCCGCGAGGGCGGCACGGTGGCGTTCATGAGTTCGGTCCTCGCCAGCATCGAGCTCAACGACAGCAGTTACCTGGCGCTGTACAAGGCCAGCAAGGCGGCGCTGAACTGCCTCGGCCGCGGCTTCCACGCCGAGCAGGGCGAACGCCGGCTGACCGTGTTGCAACTGCACCCGGGCTGGGTGCGTACCGACATGGGCGGTGCGGACGCGCCGCTGGACATCCCCACCAGTTGTGCCGGCCTGGCCAAACAGCTCGGCGAACACGCCGGCAGCGGCAAGCACCTGTACATCGATTACCAGGGCGAAGCGCTGCCCTGGTGA
- a CDS encoding YigZ family protein, with protein sequence MPFTLDAPCEYREEIRKSRFHALAAPIGSAAEAQAFIVAHSDAAASHNCWAWKVGNQYRFSDDGEPGGTAGRPILAAIEAQDGDQIAVLVIRWYGGIQLGTGGLARAYGGSAAKCLQAGERRELLQLQRARCHLEFAVLPLFKARLGEFGARLDEERFDASGAELHLAVPAEQGVALQRLLADLSRGRSQLQLLKDDPT encoded by the coding sequence ATGCCCTTCACCTTGGACGCTCCTTGCGAGTACCGCGAGGAGATCCGCAAGAGCCGCTTCCACGCCCTCGCCGCCCCGATCGGCAGCGCGGCCGAGGCGCAGGCGTTCATCGTCGCGCACAGCGATGCGGCGGCCTCGCACAACTGCTGGGCGTGGAAGGTCGGCAACCAGTACCGCTTCAGCGACGACGGCGAACCCGGCGGCACCGCCGGCCGGCCGATCCTCGCCGCCATCGAGGCCCAGGACGGCGACCAGATCGCGGTGCTGGTGATCCGCTGGTACGGCGGTATCCAGCTCGGCACTGGAGGCCTGGCGCGTGCCTACGGCGGCAGCGCGGCGAAGTGCCTGCAGGCCGGTGAGCGCCGCGAACTGCTGCAGTTGCAGCGCGCCCGCTGTCACCTGGAGTTCGCCGTGCTGCCGCTGTTCAAGGCGCGTCTCGGGGAGTTCGGCGCGCGCCTCGACGAAGAGCGCTTCGACGCCAGCGGCGCCGAGCTCCACCTGGCCGTGCCGGCCGAGCAGGGCGTGGCGCTGCAGCGCCTGCTCGCCGACCTCAGCCGCGGACGCAGCCAGCTACAGCTACTCAAGGACGACCCGACATGA
- a CDS encoding TetR/AcrR family transcriptional regulator, giving the protein MTVLVPAHSPNPSGKPAGRIRQKNEEAIISAAEEEFARHGFKGTSMNAIAQRAGLPKANLHYYFNNKLGLYIAVLSNILDLWDSTFNALTVDDDPAQALAHYIRAKLEFSRRQPLASKIFAMEVISGGDCLEAHFNQDYRAWFRGRAAVFDSWIAAGKMDAIDPLHLIFLLWSSTQHYADFGAQICRVTERKRLIKEDFEIAAKNLIHIILKGCGLTPPAQA; this is encoded by the coding sequence ATGACAGTCCTGGTGCCCGCGCACAGCCCGAACCCTTCCGGCAAACCCGCCGGGCGAATTCGTCAGAAGAACGAAGAAGCGATCATCAGCGCCGCCGAGGAGGAGTTCGCCCGCCACGGCTTCAAAGGCACCAGCATGAATGCCATCGCCCAACGCGCCGGCCTGCCGAAAGCCAATCTGCATTACTACTTCAACAACAAGCTCGGCCTGTATATCGCGGTGTTGAGCAATATCCTCGATCTCTGGGACAGCACCTTCAACGCCCTCACCGTCGATGACGATCCGGCGCAGGCGCTGGCCCACTACATCCGCGCCAAGTTGGAATTCTCGCGCCGCCAGCCGTTGGCTTCGAAGATCTTCGCGATGGAAGTGATCAGCGGCGGTGACTGCCTGGAGGCGCATTTCAACCAGGATTACCGCGCCTGGTTCCGCGGCCGCGCGGCGGTGTTCGACAGCTGGATCGCCGCCGGCAAGATGGACGCCATCGATCCGCTGCACTTGATCTTCCTGCTCTGGAGCAGCACCCAGCACTACGCCGACTTCGGCGCGCAGATCTGCCGGGTCACCGAGCGCAAACGCCTGATCAAGGAAGACTTCGAGATCGCCGCGAAAAATCTCATCCACATCATTCTCAAGGGCTGCGGCCTTACGCCACCGGCGCAGGCCTGA
- a CDS encoding BMP family ABC transporter substrate-binding protein gives MPKKINNNLLRGLAVAIGFSSALSASAADPLKVGFVYVGPIGDHGWTYQHELGRQAVEKQFGDKVKTTFVENVAEGADAERVIRNMAKGNYDLIFTTSFGFMNPTAKVAKQFPKVTFEHATGYKQDKNLGTYLSRSYEGRYVGGFLAAKMTKTHKIGYIASFPIPEVIRDINAIQLALNKYDPQAEIKIVWVNSWFDPGKESDAANALIDQGVDVVFQHTDSPAPIQTAERRGVYSVGYASDMAHFGPKAVLTSIVNDWAPHYIQATQGVMSGTWKPQDYWGGLAEGTIKLPISDLVPADVKTEAQAIIDSIKAGTFHPFTGPIKDQSGAVKFADGVTATNADLAGMNYYVEGLKAELPK, from the coding sequence ATGCCGAAGAAAATCAACAACAACCTGCTGCGCGGCCTCGCCGTCGCCATCGGTTTCAGCAGCGCCCTCAGCGCTTCCGCCGCCGACCCGCTAAAGGTCGGTTTCGTCTATGTCGGGCCGATCGGCGACCACGGCTGGACCTATCAGCACGAGCTGGGCCGCCAGGCGGTGGAGAAGCAGTTCGGCGACAAAGTGAAGACCACCTTCGTCGAGAACGTCGCCGAGGGCGCGGACGCCGAACGGGTGATCCGCAACATGGCCAAGGGCAACTACGACCTGATCTTCACCACCTCGTTCGGCTTCATGAACCCGACGGCCAAAGTCGCCAAGCAGTTCCCCAAAGTCACCTTCGAGCACGCCACCGGCTACAAGCAGGACAAGAACCTCGGCACCTACCTGTCGCGTTCCTATGAAGGTCGTTACGTCGGCGGCTTCCTCGCCGCGAAGATGACCAAGACGCACAAGATTGGCTACATCGCCTCCTTCCCGATTCCCGAGGTGATCCGCGACATCAACGCCATCCAACTGGCGCTGAACAAGTACGACCCGCAGGCCGAGATCAAGATCGTCTGGGTCAACTCCTGGTTCGATCCGGGCAAGGAATCCGACGCCGCCAACGCGCTGATCGACCAGGGCGTCGACGTGGTGTTCCAGCACACCGACAGCCCGGCGCCGATCCAGACCGCCGAACGTCGCGGCGTCTACTCGGTCGGTTATGCCTCGGACATGGCCCACTTCGGCCCGAAAGCGGTCCTCACCTCGATCGTCAACGATTGGGCTCCGCACTACATCCAGGCCACCCAGGGCGTCATGAGCGGCACCTGGAAACCGCAGGACTACTGGGGCGGTCTGGCCGAAGGGACCATCAAGCTGCCGATCAGCGACCTGGTGCCGGCCGACGTGAAGACCGAGGCGCAAGCCATCATCGACAGCATCAAGGCCGGCACCTTCCACCCGTTCACCGGGCCGATCAAGGACCAGAGCGGTGCGGTGAAGTTCGCCGACGGCGTGACTGCAACCAACGCCGACCTGGCCGGCATGAACTACTACGTCGAAGGCCTCAAGGCCGAGCTGCCCAAGTAA
- a CDS encoding ABC transporter permease, whose translation MDIDLLTNIFYAMVRTGTPLLLVALGELVCEKSGVLNLGQEGMMLFGAVVGFIAAFATGNLWLGVLLAMLAGMLLSSLFALVALGFNANQVATGLALTIFGIGLSTFVGAAWVGKPLTGFEPIAIPLLSEIPLIGRMLFAQDLLVYLSFALFALIAWVLLKSRVGLIIQAVGENPDAASAMGLPVLRVRTLAVLFGGAMAGMAGAYLSLAYTPMWAENMTAGRGWIALALVVFASWRVFRLLLGAYLFGLASILHLVAQGLGLSIPANLLAMLPYVATIVVLVLLSRDALRTRLFAPVSLGQPWQPGH comes from the coding sequence ATGGATATCGATCTGCTGACCAATATCTTCTACGCCATGGTCCGCACCGGCACGCCTCTGTTGCTGGTGGCCCTCGGCGAACTGGTGTGCGAGAAGAGCGGTGTGCTCAACCTCGGCCAGGAAGGCATGATGCTGTTCGGCGCGGTGGTCGGCTTCATCGCCGCCTTCGCCACCGGCAACCTGTGGCTCGGCGTGCTGCTGGCGATGCTCGCCGGGATGCTGCTGTCGTCGCTGTTCGCCCTGGTCGCGCTCGGCTTCAACGCCAATCAGGTGGCCACCGGCCTGGCCCTGACCATCTTCGGCATCGGCCTGTCGACCTTCGTCGGCGCGGCCTGGGTCGGCAAGCCGCTGACCGGCTTCGAGCCGATCGCCATTCCGCTGCTCAGCGAGATTCCGCTGATCGGCCGCATGCTGTTCGCCCAGGACCTACTGGTCTACCTATCCTTCGCGCTGTTCGCGCTGATCGCCTGGGTGCTGCTGAAGAGCCGCGTCGGCCTGATAATCCAGGCGGTCGGCGAGAACCCTGACGCGGCCAGCGCCATGGGCCTGCCGGTGCTGCGCGTGCGCACCCTGGCGGTGCTGTTCGGCGGCGCCATGGCCGGCATGGCCGGCGCCTACCTGTCGCTGGCCTACACGCCGATGTGGGCGGAGAACATGACCGCCGGCCGCGGCTGGATCGCCCTGGCGCTGGTGGTGTTCGCCAGCTGGCGGGTGTTCCGCCTGCTGCTCGGCGCCTACCTGTTCGGCCTGGCCAGCATCCTCCACCTGGTGGCCCAGGGCCTCGGCCTGAGCATCCCGGCCAACCTGCTGGCGATGCTGCCCTACGTGGCGACCATCGTGGTACTGGTGCTGCTGTCGCGCGATGCGCTGCGCACCCGCCTGTTCGCCCCGGTGTCACTCGGCCAGCCGTGGCAGCCGGGCCACTGA
- a CDS encoding ABC transporter permease, which yields MLLSLEPRGQQSRAMLWLSPALAAVLTLLCGSLLFIALGHDPLETLKVLLIDPVSDFYGVSELLVKALPILLCAFGLAVAYQARIWNIGAEGQLLIGALAGSAVAVHITGWDSRWALTLVLAAGILGGAAWAGLTAWLRTQFNANEILTSIMLNYIALNLLLFCVHGPLKDPAGFNFPESAMFGDASRLPALFEDGRVHAGLYFAIAALVAVWVLLQKSFLGFQIKVLGLDQRAAGFVGFREKKLVWIALLISGALAGLAGVGEVTGPIGQLVPQVSPGYGYAAITVAFLGRLNPLGILFAGLLMALLYLGGENAQMNANLPQAITQLFQGMMLFFLLACDVLILYKPRLGLNWRRRVALKEVAV from the coding sequence ATGCTGCTTTCCCTCGAACCGCGCGGCCAGCAATCGCGCGCCATGCTCTGGCTGTCACCGGCGCTGGCCGCCGTGCTCACCCTGCTCTGCGGCTCGCTGCTGTTCATCGCCCTCGGCCATGACCCGCTGGAAACCCTCAAGGTGTTGCTAATCGACCCGGTCAGCGACTTCTACGGGGTCTCCGAACTGCTGGTCAAAGCCCTGCCGATCTTGCTCTGCGCCTTCGGCCTGGCGGTCGCCTACCAGGCGCGCATCTGGAACATCGGCGCCGAAGGCCAACTGCTGATCGGCGCGCTGGCCGGCAGCGCCGTGGCGGTGCACATCACCGGCTGGGACAGCCGCTGGGCACTGACCTTGGTGCTGGCCGCCGGAATCCTCGGCGGGGCGGCCTGGGCCGGGCTCACCGCTTGGCTGCGCACGCAGTTCAACGCCAACGAAATCCTCACCAGCATCATGCTCAACTACATCGCGCTGAACCTGCTGCTGTTCTGCGTGCACGGCCCGCTGAAGGACCCGGCCGGCTTCAACTTCCCCGAGTCGGCGATGTTCGGCGACGCCAGCCGCCTGCCAGCGCTGTTCGAGGACGGCCGCGTGCATGCTGGCCTGTACTTCGCCATCGCCGCCCTGGTGGCGGTCTGGGTGCTGCTGCAGAAGAGCTTCCTCGGCTTCCAGATCAAGGTGCTCGGCCTCGACCAGCGTGCCGCCGGTTTCGTCGGCTTTCGCGAGAAGAAGCTGGTGTGGATCGCCCTGCTGATCAGCGGCGCGCTGGCTGGTCTGGCCGGGGTCGGCGAAGTCACCGGACCGATCGGCCAGCTGGTCCCGCAAGTCTCGCCGGGCTACGGCTACGCGGCGATCACCGTGGCCTTCCTCGGCCGCCTCAATCCGCTCGGCATCCTGTTCGCCGGCCTGCTGATGGCGCTGCTCTACCTGGGCGGCGAGAACGCGCAGATGAACGCCAACCTGCCGCAGGCAATCACCCAGCTGTTCCAGGGCATGATGCTGTTCTTCCTGCTCGCCTGTGACGTGCTGATTCTCTACAAGCCGCGCCTGGGGCTGAACTGGCGGCGGCGTGTGGCGCTGAAGGAGGTGGCGGTATGA
- a CDS encoding LysR family transcriptional regulator, with translation MSSKLRIHSPAIHYFDMVRRCHSIREAARRLNVASSAVNRQILKLEDELGAPLFDRLPGGLRLTAAGEIFARHVTVVLQDVERVRAELDALQGLRTGHVEIATVEAVTADLLPRVLKDMRERYPQVTVGVTLLGSKSIPEAVLAGDVDLGLAFALPRSAELEQLSVGHFSLGAIVVPEHPLASQHAASFAQCAEHGLILAKSELSIHHLLAPLRERLGQPVQAILESSSLELSRQLARRGLGVAFQTRIGIEADLAAGTLKHIPLNDGGGVYSDLGLYVRRGRHLPPAVEALARQLDAEIRLRERQEREQLS, from the coding sequence ATGAGCAGCAAACTGCGCATCCATTCGCCGGCGATCCACTACTTCGACATGGTGCGCCGCTGCCACTCGATCCGCGAAGCGGCGCGGCGGCTGAATGTCGCCTCGTCGGCGGTCAATCGGCAGATACTCAAGCTCGAGGACGAGCTCGGCGCGCCGCTGTTCGACCGGCTGCCCGGCGGCCTGCGCCTGACCGCCGCCGGCGAGATCTTCGCCCGTCACGTCACCGTGGTGCTGCAGGACGTCGAGCGCGTGCGCGCCGAGCTGGACGCGCTGCAGGGCCTACGCACCGGCCACGTGGAGATCGCCACGGTCGAGGCGGTCACTGCCGACCTGCTGCCGCGAGTGCTCAAGGACATGCGCGAGCGCTACCCACAGGTCACCGTCGGCGTCACCCTGCTCGGCTCCAAATCGATCCCGGAAGCGGTGTTGGCCGGCGACGTCGACCTCGGCCTGGCCTTCGCCCTACCCCGCAGCGCCGAGCTGGAGCAGCTCAGCGTCGGCCATTTCAGCCTCGGCGCCATCGTCGTCCCGGAGCATCCGCTGGCGTCGCAGCATGCCGCGAGCTTCGCCCAGTGCGCCGAGCACGGGCTGATCCTGGCCAAGAGCGAACTGTCCATCCATCACCTGCTCGCCCCGCTGCGCGAGCGCCTGGGCCAACCGGTGCAGGCGATCCTGGAAAGCAGCTCACTGGAGCTGTCCCGCCAACTGGCCCGGCGCGGCCTCGGTGTGGCGTTCCAAACCCGCATCGGCATCGAGGCCGACCTCGCCGCCGGCACGCTGAAGCACATCCCGCTCAACGACGGCGGCGGTGTATACAGCGATCTCGGCCTCTACGTGCGCCGCGGCCGGCATCTGCCGCCGGCGGTCGAAGCCCTGGCGCGCCAGCTCGACGCGGAAATCCGCCTGCGTGAGCGCCAGGAGCGCGAGCAGCTCAGCTGA
- a CDS encoding nucleoside-binding protein, translating into MNNTVKGTALLLALVGAGPASALEWMNNSVGFRYGKEFTNPNNPNDIAKRIYSFTHASGYQYGSNFFNLDVLLSDSNDPRKGTDHGSSEVYGVYRNQVFASRVFDRKFDNALVKDYAFTLGFDASRNNNRGNAKKRAVVFGPTLKLNTAGFTDFSVLYYKEKNHSGIPNAKHPDHTFDATYMLSAAWMRPFEIGGHAAKFQGMLNYTGEKGEDYNDKDTAPETLMRAALMVAARPGKNVKPNLYFGVGYEYWHNKFGVDGGRGSRTSTPTLNMELTF; encoded by the coding sequence ATGAACAACACCGTCAAAGGTACCGCCCTGCTGCTCGCGCTGGTTGGCGCGGGACCCGCCTCGGCGCTGGAATGGATGAACAACAGCGTCGGCTTCCGCTACGGCAAAGAGTTCACCAACCCGAACAACCCGAACGACATCGCCAAGCGCATCTACAGCTTCACCCACGCCAGCGGCTATCAGTACGGCAGCAACTTCTTCAACCTTGATGTGCTGCTCTCCGACAGCAACGATCCGCGCAAGGGCACCGACCACGGCAGCAGCGAGGTCTACGGCGTGTACCGCAACCAGGTCTTCGCCTCGCGGGTATTCGACCGCAAGTTCGACAACGCACTGGTCAAGGATTACGCCTTCACCCTCGGTTTCGACGCCAGCCGCAACAACAACCGCGGCAACGCCAAGAAGCGCGCGGTGGTGTTCGGCCCGACCCTGAAGCTCAACACCGCCGGCTTCACCGATTTCAGTGTCCTCTACTACAAAGAGAAGAACCACTCCGGCATCCCCAACGCCAAGCACCCGGACCACACCTTCGACGCCACCTACATGCTCAGCGCGGCCTGGATGCGACCCTTCGAGATCGGCGGCCACGCCGCCAAGTTCCAGGGCATGCTCAATTACACCGGCGAGAAGGGCGAGGATTACAACGACAAGGACACCGCCCCGGAAACCCTGATGCGCGCCGCCCTGATGGTCGCTGCGCGACCGGGCAAGAACGTCAAGCCGAACCTGTATTTCGGCGTCGGCTACGAGTACTGGCACAACAAGTTCGGCGTCGACGGCGGGCGCGGCAGCCGCACCTCGACCCCGACCTTGAATATGGAACTGACCTTCTGA